In a single window of the Burkholderia contaminans genome:
- a CDS encoding TauD/TfdA dioxygenase family protein, which yields MTTTAIRDDASLSAGHPPASRPHVAAQHFDIVPFDAPLGAEVIGLDLSQPLGADDFARIHRAHLDHHVLVFRDQRITPDEHIAFSRRFGPLQIHVLHQFALAGHPEVLIVSNIVENGKPVGLGDAGHFWHSDLSYKEKPSLGSLLHAQELPAEGGDTLFANMHLAWDTLPAHLRRAVEGRRAEHTYLARYAELQARSPWRPNLSPEQIAQVAAVVHPVVRTHPETGRKALFVSEHFTTRIVGLPDDESRALLDELFAHSVRAEHVYRHQWREHDLVFWDNRSLMHLAAGTPDHLRRKLYRTTIEGDAPF from the coding sequence GTGACGACTACCGCCATCCGCGACGACGCATCGCTTTCCGCCGGGCATCCGCCCGCATCGCGGCCGCACGTTGCGGCGCAGCACTTCGACATCGTGCCGTTCGATGCACCGCTCGGCGCCGAAGTGATCGGCCTCGACCTGTCGCAACCGCTCGGCGCCGACGATTTCGCGCGCATTCATCGCGCGCATCTCGATCACCACGTGCTGGTGTTTCGCGACCAGCGCATCACGCCGGACGAGCACATCGCGTTCAGCCGCCGCTTCGGCCCGCTGCAGATCCACGTGCTGCACCAGTTCGCGCTGGCCGGCCATCCGGAGGTGCTGATCGTGTCGAACATCGTCGAGAACGGCAAACCGGTCGGGCTCGGCGATGCGGGCCATTTCTGGCATTCCGACCTGTCGTACAAGGAAAAACCAAGCCTCGGCTCGCTGCTGCATGCGCAGGAGCTGCCGGCCGAAGGCGGCGACACGCTGTTCGCGAACATGCATCTCGCGTGGGACACGCTGCCCGCGCACCTGCGCCGCGCGGTGGAAGGGCGGCGCGCCGAGCATACGTATCTCGCACGCTATGCGGAGCTGCAGGCGCGCAGTCCATGGCGGCCGAACCTGTCGCCCGAGCAGATCGCGCAGGTTGCCGCGGTCGTGCATCCGGTCGTGCGCACGCATCCGGAAACGGGCCGCAAGGCGCTGTTCGTCAGCGAGCATTTCACGACGCGCATCGTCGGGCTGCCCGACGACGAAAGCCGCGCGCTGCTCGACGAGCTGTTCGCACACAGCGTGCGTGCCGAGCATGTGTACCGGCACCAGTGGCGCGAGCACGATCTGGTGTTCTGGGACAACCGTTCGCTGATGCATCTCGCCGCCGGCACGCCCGACCACCTGCGCCGCAAGCTGTACCGCACGACGATCGAAGGCGACGCGCCTTTCTGA
- a CDS encoding acyl-CoA thioesterase, with amino-acid sequence MLTRDAILHVLSNETAHLSEKTFHHVVDIYLKDSNAFMNTYFARYFEWQGVCRERWFHECIHNNLMAAGGAFVTKRAHQEYIHETFPFQRVDCFLNTFEVRQCSAYLLFRFYVDGRQVSLGYQQIVFAGPDKRIRRFPPGIIERVKAYELILPSAAN; translated from the coding sequence ATGTTGACGCGAGACGCGATTCTTCACGTCCTTTCCAACGAAACGGCACATCTGTCCGAGAAAACCTTCCACCACGTGGTCGACATTTACCTCAAGGATTCCAATGCCTTCATGAATACCTATTTCGCACGCTATTTCGAATGGCAGGGCGTGTGCCGTGAACGCTGGTTTCACGAATGCATCCACAACAACCTGATGGCGGCCGGCGGGGCATTCGTGACGAAGCGCGCGCATCAGGAATACATCCACGAGACGTTTCCGTTCCAACGCGTGGATTGCTTTCTCAATACGTTCGAGGTCCGGCAATGTTCGGCCTACCTGCTGTTTCGCTTCTACGTTGACGGCCGGCAGGTGTCGCTGGGGTACCAGCAAATCGTGTTTGCCGGTCCCGACAAGCGGATCCGCCGGTTTCCGCCGGGCATCATCGAGCGGGTCAAGGCGTATGAACTGATCCTGCCGTCCGCCGCGAACTGA
- a CDS encoding AraC family transcriptional regulator: MDPLSEVLSLLETRDSYFTGLKAGGAWAVAIPPPEGIKFNAVVEGSCWLSVDGAGPPIQLRTGDCFLLASPRAFRLASDPSVTPVPAADVYRNVERGIAHHGDPVNCFLIGGRFSYEEGMPLLLGSLPPVVVVSGDSEQAAVLRWALQRLAHEFGKPSPGASLMVRHLGHMMLVEILWRYVDDGASSDVGWLAGFSDSRVSTALVAIHAEPARRWTVDELATCCHVSRSTFALHFKRRLGFGPLEYVLRWRVQLAMRELRRSNASISAIAQMLGYDSDSAFGHAFKRIVGCSPRAYRHDFASESRG, translated from the coding sequence GTGGATCCTCTATCGGAAGTGCTGTCGCTGCTGGAAACGCGCGATTCGTATTTCACCGGCCTGAAAGCAGGCGGCGCGTGGGCGGTTGCCATTCCGCCGCCCGAGGGCATCAAGTTCAATGCGGTTGTCGAAGGAAGCTGCTGGCTGAGCGTCGACGGCGCCGGACCGCCCATCCAGTTGCGCACGGGAGACTGCTTCCTGCTCGCCTCGCCGCGGGCATTCCGGCTGGCGAGCGATCCATCGGTTACGCCGGTGCCTGCCGCCGACGTGTACCGGAACGTCGAACGCGGTATCGCGCACCATGGCGACCCGGTGAACTGCTTCCTGATCGGTGGCCGCTTCTCGTACGAGGAAGGCATGCCGCTGCTGCTGGGCAGCCTGCCGCCCGTAGTCGTCGTGAGCGGGGACTCCGAGCAGGCGGCGGTGTTGCGCTGGGCGCTCCAGCGGCTCGCGCATGAATTCGGCAAGCCATCGCCAGGGGCATCGTTGATGGTTCGGCATCTCGGTCACATGATGCTGGTCGAGATCCTGTGGCGCTACGTGGACGACGGCGCGAGCAGTGATGTCGGGTGGCTTGCCGGGTTCTCGGATTCCCGGGTGAGCACGGCACTTGTCGCCATTCATGCGGAGCCCGCGCGACGCTGGACCGTCGACGAACTCGCGACCTGCTGCCACGTATCGCGTTCGACGTTCGCGCTGCATTTCAAGCGGCGGCTGGGATTCGGGCCGCTCGAGTACGTCCTGCGCTGGCGCGTGCAGCTCGCGATGCGGGAACTACGACGCTCGAACGCGTCGATATCGGCGATCGCACAGATGCTCGGCTACGACTCGGATAGCGCGTTCGGACATGCTTTCAAGCGCATCGTGGGCTGCTCTCCCCGCGCGTATCGCCATGACTTTGCGAGCGAATCCCGCGGTTAG
- a CDS encoding sensor histidine kinase, whose protein sequence is MYSILPAFVSALFLGFGLYVLATKGLTRVSVPFALMCATTFVWQGTWAFLFQTTDADVANVLVKAGYLFILFLPTTFYHFVTEVVSRRGERPFIFASYGLCVLLAVLLVTSNAVVDGFRPHFFGPYPNAGPLHPLHVAQTVLLVVRSGWLLIDARREGRARDVRQLLTQCLVSLGLYSLAATDYAVNYGVEFYPVGVLFIAISLGILATSIVRYGLMGPYLLAATVAHEVATPLAAIGLHADELRTVLPVLLRGYRLAVEHRLCADALYPGQLERLPALASSIRRQVDTTSTVVEMSLASFTLDRLDRHSFAAYPIRACVDAAVDRFPFRPGERDRVSVDAIDTDIQFFGSDSLVIFVIFNLLKNALYAIHANGRGQIEIDAHRSNGYCVMRFSDTGPGIAPDVLPQIFDAFFSTKSHGRGAGMGLSFCRRACEALGGTITCESVPGVRTTFTIRLPEPGAPADHALRDPPALPRRYRIG, encoded by the coding sequence ATGTACTCGATCTTGCCTGCGTTTGTCTCTGCGTTGTTTCTCGGGTTTGGCCTCTACGTGCTGGCCACCAAGGGCCTCACGCGGGTATCCGTCCCGTTCGCCTTGATGTGCGCGACGACCTTCGTCTGGCAGGGAACGTGGGCCTTCCTGTTCCAGACGACCGACGCGGACGTCGCCAACGTGTTGGTCAAGGCTGGCTATCTGTTCATCCTTTTTCTGCCGACGACCTTCTATCATTTCGTGACGGAGGTCGTGTCGCGTCGGGGCGAGCGGCCGTTCATATTCGCGTCCTACGGACTCTGCGTCCTGCTGGCCGTGCTGCTGGTCACGAGCAATGCGGTCGTCGATGGATTTCGCCCGCATTTCTTTGGCCCGTATCCCAACGCGGGCCCACTGCATCCGTTGCACGTCGCACAGACGGTACTCCTGGTCGTCCGCAGCGGTTGGCTCCTGATCGACGCAAGACGCGAGGGGCGGGCACGCGACGTCCGGCAGTTGCTCACGCAATGTCTCGTCAGCCTCGGCCTCTACTCGCTCGCGGCGACCGACTATGCGGTGAACTACGGCGTCGAGTTCTATCCGGTGGGGGTGCTGTTTATCGCGATCAGCCTCGGGATTCTCGCGACGTCGATCGTCCGCTACGGCCTGATGGGCCCCTATCTGCTGGCCGCGACGGTCGCGCACGAAGTGGCCACGCCGCTGGCGGCGATCGGCCTGCACGCGGACGAGCTGCGCACCGTCCTGCCGGTGCTGCTGCGCGGGTATCGGCTGGCAGTGGAGCACCGGTTGTGCGCCGACGCTTTGTATCCGGGGCAACTGGAGCGGCTACCGGCGCTCGCGTCGTCGATCCGGCGCCAGGTCGACACCACGAGTACGGTGGTCGAGATGTCCCTGGCGTCCTTTACGCTGGACCGACTCGATCGCCACAGCTTCGCGGCCTATCCGATACGGGCCTGTGTCGACGCCGCCGTGGATCGCTTTCCGTTCCGTCCGGGTGAGCGGGACCGCGTGTCGGTCGACGCGATCGATACGGACATCCAGTTTTTCGGATCCGACTCGCTCGTGATCTTCGTCATCTTCAATCTGCTGAAAAACGCCCTGTACGCGATCCATGCAAACGGCCGTGGGCAGATCGAGATCGACGCGCATCGCAGCAACGGTTACTGCGTGATGCGTTTCAGCGATACGGGCCCGGGCATCGCCCCCGATGTGCTCCCTCAAATCTTCGACGCCTTTTTCTCGACCAAGTCGCACGGGCGCGGCGCCGGCATGGGCCTGAGTTTTTGCCGCCGCGCATGTGAAGCGCTCGGTGGCACCATCACGTGTGAATCCGTCCCCGGCGTGCGGACCACGTTCACGATTCGGCTGCCGGAGCCCGGAGCGCCGGCGGACCATGCATTGCGCGATCCGCCGGCGCTCCCCCGGCGCTATCGCATCGGGTAG
- a CDS encoding response regulator gives MQPFVRQPVLYPVSVVFVDDNPDFLQALRGAFPDERLNHFFTHPQAALDFVSSRDTEMPPTAADYFGAEKTGGNAIGEDALADPARFEAVGAVVVDYSMPEVDGIQFLTSIRNANCTKILLTGIADEREAVAAFNAGLIDCYLKKTDVEMARKLATALDDAKRKCCAARGHISLHEAGATYQDPRIVKLIDEVAAREGIVEYYWRPNQDAVLMFDAAGAPSVFLAWSEEDWSFHCDIVSDAGGPAELRQGMEARRIMPLFWPSQAYRPGLADIRCAAPLPVPGWHGTFYSWIRLDDPAAERDLPTLAKWRHA, from the coding sequence ATGCAACCCTTCGTTAGGCAGCCGGTGCTCTATCCCGTGTCCGTGGTATTTGTCGACGACAATCCGGATTTCCTGCAGGCGCTGCGGGGCGCATTTCCGGACGAACGCCTGAACCACTTCTTTACGCACCCCCAGGCGGCGCTCGACTTCGTGTCGTCGCGTGACACGGAGATGCCGCCAACGGCCGCGGACTATTTCGGTGCGGAGAAAACAGGCGGGAATGCGATCGGCGAGGATGCGCTCGCCGATCCTGCCCGATTCGAGGCGGTGGGCGCGGTGGTCGTCGATTATTCGATGCCGGAGGTCGACGGCATCCAGTTTCTGACCTCCATCCGCAACGCGAACTGCACGAAAATCCTGCTCACCGGCATCGCCGACGAGCGCGAGGCGGTGGCCGCGTTCAACGCGGGGCTGATCGATTGCTATCTGAAGAAAACCGACGTCGAGATGGCGCGCAAGCTGGCAACCGCGCTGGACGACGCGAAGCGCAAGTGCTGCGCGGCCCGCGGGCACATCAGCCTGCACGAGGCGGGGGCGACCTACCAGGATCCCCGGATCGTCAAACTGATCGACGAGGTGGCCGCGCGGGAAGGCATCGTCGAATACTACTGGCGCCCCAATCAGGACGCGGTGCTGATGTTCGATGCCGCCGGCGCGCCAAGTGTATTTCTCGCCTGGAGCGAAGAGGACTGGTCGTTCCACTGCGATATCGTGTCCGACGCGGGCGGACCGGCCGAATTGCGCCAAGGCATGGAAGCGCGCCGCATCATGCCGCTGTTCTGGCCATCGCAGGCCTATCGGCCGGGCCTCGCGGACATTCGCTGCGCGGCCCCGCTACCCGTTCCGGGATGGCACGGCACGTTTTACAGCTGGATCCGTCTGGATGATCCGGCCGCCGAGCGCGATCTGCCTACATTGGCAAAATGGCGTCACGCGTAA
- a CDS encoding twin transmembrane helix small protein yields the protein MKTLLVSVAFAMIIASLIFALYFMNHDRGKSKRMAWSLAARVGLSVTLFLSLLIAYKLGWIEPTGLPIGR from the coding sequence ATGAAAACTCTGCTGGTTTCCGTGGCATTCGCGATGATCATCGCGAGCCTGATCTTCGCGCTGTACTTCATGAATCACGATCGCGGCAAATCCAAGCGGATGGCATGGTCGCTCGCGGCACGCGTCGGGCTGTCGGTCACGCTGTTCCTGTCGCTGCTGATCGCTTACAAGCTGGGCTGGATCGAGCCGACCGGGTTGCCGATCGGGCGGTGA
- a CDS encoding SDR family NAD(P)-dependent oxidoreductase yields the protein MTSRQHPLHSGFGAASTASDVLADLDLHGKTAIVTGGHSGLGLETTRALAEAGATVIVGARSVDAAREATRGVAGVEVAALDLADLASVAAFAARFVDAHRDVDIVINSAGVMACPETRVGDGREAQMAVNHLGHYALVNGLWPVLAQGDGARVVAVSSLGHRLSPIRWDDVQFAHGYDKWLAYGQSKTANALFAVQLDALGAPFGVRAYSLHPGKIATPLQRHLTREEMMAQGWVDEHGVPIDPTFKTPAQGAATQVWAATSPRVAGIGGVYCEDCDIAVVTEGNEESGVRPHAIDPEQAVRLWAWSAEVTGIDAFAARR from the coding sequence ATGACGAGCAGGCAACACCCCCTTCATTCCGGATTCGGCGCTGCATCGACGGCAAGCGACGTACTGGCCGATCTCGACCTTCATGGCAAGACCGCGATCGTCACGGGCGGCCATTCGGGTCTCGGCCTGGAAACGACGCGCGCACTGGCGGAAGCCGGTGCGACCGTCATCGTCGGCGCACGGAGCGTCGATGCCGCGCGCGAAGCAACGCGTGGCGTCGCCGGTGTGGAGGTTGCGGCGCTCGACCTCGCCGATCTCGCGAGCGTGGCCGCGTTCGCGGCGCGGTTCGTCGACGCGCACCGCGACGTGGACATCGTCATCAACAGCGCGGGCGTCATGGCGTGCCCGGAGACGCGGGTCGGCGATGGCCGCGAAGCGCAGATGGCCGTCAACCATCTTGGGCACTACGCGCTCGTCAACGGACTGTGGCCCGTGCTCGCGCAGGGTGACGGCGCCCGCGTGGTCGCGGTGTCGTCGCTTGGGCACCGGCTGTCACCGATTCGCTGGGATGACGTCCAGTTCGCACACGGCTACGACAAATGGCTGGCGTACGGGCAGTCGAAGACCGCGAACGCGCTGTTCGCGGTTCAGCTCGACGCGCTCGGCGCCCCGTTTGGCGTACGCGCCTATTCGCTGCATCCGGGCAAGATCGCGACACCGCTGCAGCGTCACCTGACACGCGAAGAGATGATGGCTCAGGGCTGGGTGGACGAGCACGGCGTGCCGATCGATCCGACCTTCAAGACGCCCGCCCAAGGGGCGGCGACCCAGGTCTGGGCGGCAACGTCGCCGCGCGTTGCCGGGATAGGCGGGGTCTATTGCGAGGATTGCGACATCGCGGTTGTCACGGAGGGAAACGAGGAGTCGGGTGTGCGGCCGCATGCGATCGATCCGGAGCAGGCGGTGCGTCTGTGGGCGTGGTCCGCGGAGGTGACCGGGATCGATGCCTTTGCGGCGCGCCGTTGA
- a CDS encoding ABC transporter substrate-binding protein, with the protein MSFSFLPARRALAATLTAALAFAGALASQAAHAEGRIRIAEQFGVVYLMLNVARDQQLIEKEGRKAGLDIKVDWVRLSGGAAVNDALLSGAVDIAGAGVGPLLTVWDRTRGRQNVKGVASLGNFPYYLVSSNPNVKTIADLSAKDRIAVPAVGVSVQSRVLQYAAAKQWGDKQFDKLDALTQAIPHPDATAAILANSSVITGHFGNPPFQEQELAGNPNAHIVLNSYDVLGGPSSATVLYATQKFRDDNPKTYRAFVAALADAARQIAADPERAADTYIRVNASKIDRALLLKILRNPQVQFKTAPQNTLALAQFMHRTGAIRNEPKSWRDYFFDDPATAGGS; encoded by the coding sequence ATGTCGTTTTCGTTTTTGCCGGCGCGCCGCGCGCTGGCGGCAACCCTGACCGCGGCGCTCGCGTTCGCCGGCGCACTCGCCTCGCAAGCCGCGCACGCGGAAGGCCGCATCCGCATCGCCGAGCAGTTCGGCGTCGTCTACCTGATGCTGAACGTCGCGCGCGACCAGCAGTTGATCGAAAAGGAAGGGCGCAAGGCCGGCCTCGACATCAAGGTCGACTGGGTGCGGCTGTCGGGCGGCGCGGCCGTGAACGACGCGCTGTTGTCCGGCGCGGTCGACATCGCGGGCGCGGGCGTCGGGCCGCTGCTGACCGTGTGGGACCGCACGCGCGGCCGGCAGAACGTGAAGGGCGTCGCGTCGCTCGGCAATTTCCCGTACTACCTCGTCAGCAGCAATCCGAACGTGAAGACGATCGCCGACCTGAGCGCGAAGGACCGCATCGCGGTGCCGGCGGTCGGTGTGTCGGTGCAGTCGCGCGTGCTGCAGTACGCGGCCGCGAAGCAGTGGGGCGACAAGCAGTTCGACAAGCTCGATGCGCTCACGCAGGCGATTCCGCATCCGGACGCGACGGCCGCCATCCTGGCGAACAGCAGCGTGATTACCGGCCATTTCGGCAATCCGCCGTTTCAGGAGCAGGAACTCGCCGGCAACCCGAATGCGCACATCGTGCTGAATTCCTATGACGTGCTCGGCGGCCCGAGCTCCGCGACGGTGCTGTATGCCACCCAGAAATTCCGCGACGACAACCCGAAGACCTATCGCGCATTCGTTGCCGCGCTTGCCGATGCCGCGCGGCAGATCGCGGCCGATCCCGAGCGCGCGGCCGATACCTATATCCGCGTGAACGCATCGAAGATCGATCGCGCGCTGCTGCTGAAGATCCTGCGCAATCCGCAGGTGCAGTTCAAGACCGCGCCGCAGAACACGCTCGCGCTCGCGCAGTTCATGCATCGCACCGGCGCGATCCGCAACGAACCGAAGTCGTGGCGCGACTACTTCTTCGACGATCCGGCGACGGCCGGCGGCAGTTGA
- a CDS encoding YoaK family protein — MPAQYFRNLTGKHRSATANRQLGFSLAFVAGAANAGGYLAVKQYTSHMSGIVSAIADQMALGDVPLALAGISSLGSFLIGASCSAILVNWGRRRGLHSQFMLPLLVEAALLLLFGLLGSHLALWETFFVPVTVTLLCFIMGLQNATITKLSGAEIRTTHMTGIVTDLGIELGKLFYWNRSAVDVDAHAVIANRSKLRIHATMLASFFIGGLAGAIGFKHVGYVSTVPLAAVLVTLAIVPVIDDLLVLIRSRR; from the coding sequence ATGCCAGCGCAGTACTTTCGAAACCTGACGGGAAAACACCGCAGCGCGACCGCGAACCGTCAGCTCGGGTTCTCGCTGGCGTTCGTCGCCGGCGCGGCCAATGCCGGCGGCTACCTCGCGGTCAAGCAATATACGTCGCACATGAGCGGCATCGTGTCGGCGATCGCCGACCAGATGGCGCTCGGCGACGTGCCGCTCGCGCTGGCCGGCATCAGCTCGCTGGGATCGTTCCTGATCGGCGCCAGTTGCTCGGCGATCCTCGTCAACTGGGGCCGCCGCCGCGGCCTGCACAGCCAGTTCATGCTGCCGCTTTTGGTCGAGGCCGCGCTGCTGCTCCTGTTCGGGCTGCTCGGCAGCCACCTCGCGCTGTGGGAAACCTTCTTCGTGCCGGTGACCGTGACGCTGCTGTGCTTCATCATGGGGCTGCAGAACGCGACGATCACGAAGCTGTCGGGCGCGGAGATCCGCACGACGCACATGACCGGCATCGTGACCGACCTCGGCATCGAGCTCGGGAAGCTGTTCTACTGGAACCGGTCGGCAGTCGACGTCGACGCGCATGCGGTCATCGCCAACCGCTCGAAACTGCGGATTCACGCGACGATGCTCGCGTCGTTCTTCATCGGCGGCCTGGCCGGCGCGATCGGCTTCAAGCATGTCGGCTACGTATCGACCGTGCCGCTCGCCGCGGTACTCGTCACGCTCGCGATCGTACCGGTGATCGACGACCTGCTTGTATTGATCCGCAGCAGGCGCTGA